From a region of the Oncorhynchus tshawytscha isolate Ot180627B linkage group LG14, Otsh_v2.0, whole genome shotgun sequence genome:
- the LOC112267327 gene encoding claudin-8, whose protein sequence is MFQGVSEIAALCAGLVGLIGAAAVTGMPMWKVTAFIGENIIVMETRWEGLWMNCYRQANIRMQCKVYDSLLYLPADLQAARGLMCCSLALSGMGLLGALAGMRCTSCIQDNSRVKSLILMVAGGMQLLASICVFIPVSWTAHAIIRDFYNPLLIDAQRRELGEALYIGWVTGAFLLTSGLLFLCRRVHSNKASFDIYHPANRINKPTLMHYHPISSILSVRAHRQPGLNHQQSHSFDAYQHHQAPILHNVPYGQQGVVINPPAAVYDSSSVENVGPLVYHRGNGHRVEGHHPSISNSSNYVSSLSTLANSLYISQQTPYSYNHLTAPYTTYTGSQQTNPYSYSHPGNLSVSQNSSFQAVPQNPVFIGYKGSRVQPSQSHHSGSSVGVYI, encoded by the exons ATGTTCCAGGGCGTGTCTGAGATCGCGGCGCTGTGCGCGGGACTGGTGGGTCTGATCGGAGCAGCCGCCGTCACCGGGATGCCCATGTGGAAGGTTACGGCCTTCATCGGAGAGAACATCATCGTCATGGAGACGCGCTGGGAGGGCCTGTGGATGAACTGCTATAGACAGGCCAACATCAGGATGCAGTGTAAAGTGTACGACTCTCTGCTGTATCTCCCCGCAGACCTGCAG GCTGCCAGGGGCTTGATGTgctgctctctggctctctcaggGATGGGTCTACTGGGGGCTCTAGCAGGGATGCGTTGTACCTCCTGCATCCAGGACAACAGCCGCGTTAAGAGCCTCATCCTCATGGTGGCTGGAGGCATGCAGTTACTGGCCTCTATCTGTGTGTTCATCCCAGTCTCCTGGACGGCTCACGCCATAATCCGTGACTTCTATAACCCTTTGCTGATCGACGCCCAGCGCAGGGAGTTGGGAGAGGCTCTCTACATCGGATGGGTGACCGGAGCCTTCCTCCTGACCTCTGggcttctcttcctctgtcgccGCGTCCACTCCAACAAAGCCTCGTTCGATATCTATCACCCAGCCAACAGGATCAACAAACCCACTCTGATGCACTACCATCCCATCTCCAGCATTCTTAGCGTGAGGGCTCACCGCCAGCCCGGTCTGAACCACCAACAAAGTCACAGCTTCGATGCATACCAACACCACCAAGCTCCGATTCTTCATAACGTTCCTTATGGACAACAAGGGGTCGTCATTAACCCTCCTGCTGCTGTGTATGACTCTAGCTCGGTGGAGAACGTTGGGCCGTTGGTCTATCACCGTGGCAACGGACATCGTGTTGAAGgacaccatccctccatctctaacagCTCCAACTACGTCAGCAGCCTGTCCACTCTGGCTAACTCCCTATACATCAGCCAACAGACTCCGTACTCCTATAACCACCTGACCGCTCCGTATACCACATATACCGGTAGTCAACAGACAAATCCATACTCCTACAGTCATCCGGGAAACCTGTCCGTTTCACAAAACTCCAGTTTTCAAGCCGTACCTCAGAATCCTGTTTTTATCGGGTATAAGGGCTCCAGAGTTCAACCATCGCAGTCTCACCACAGTGGAAGCAGTGTTGGTGTGTACATCTGA